A genomic segment from Bosea sp. OAE506 encodes:
- a CDS encoding methyl-accepting chemotaxis protein: protein MRFTIKAKLATAFGIIITLSMVAGGLSYQELTKMDASQQTIIGQGQRISKIGDIQTELQAQIRAEKNAILASEAKDIEAAAAEMMTRRANAARITSELYAIAVEQGKRLLDQAMAKGKVLNDVQDETVRNAKLNSANRAYDVWAAEGVPALSAQNAAYDVVLAELAKHPESMQHAVAGRTVMTARYETARYLRMLIETFTATTMADLDTKRQALTNQGEALKRSKGATVAALKDLGIATQDIDSRGEQVLVVGARASDIAREGGVIKAIEMTRNEGRKALLETLAAYEAYADFAEKRMSDIAAEATSAAAFAKMLLLSIVAASLLIAIAAAVWIALNISRGVAGAVAIANAVAAGDLTQTAKVQSNDEVGDLVTALNGTVEKLREVVGQVTSAAENMSAGSQELSASAEQLSQGSTEQASSTEEASSSMEEMAANVKQNAENAQTTEKMAAQSAKDAEASGEAVGKAVEAMQTIAQKINIVQEIARQTDLLALNAAVEAARAGEHGKGFAVVASEVRKLAERSQAAAAEIGTLSVDTVKVAQDAGSMLAKLVPDIKKTAELVEEITAACREQDVGSTQINQAIQQLDKVTQQNAAASEEVSATSEELAAQAEQLQSTIAFFKTDDSGAATDRAVGQLKAKARQMKAVSQPRKAPARAPKSAKGGFDFALDDGGDEHDAAFSRAS, encoded by the coding sequence ATGCGGTTTACGATCAAGGCCAAGCTCGCAACAGCGTTTGGCATCATCATCACCTTATCGATGGTTGCCGGTGGGCTCTCCTATCAGGAGCTGACCAAGATGGATGCGTCGCAGCAGACCATCATCGGTCAGGGACAGCGGATTTCGAAGATCGGCGACATTCAGACCGAGCTTCAGGCCCAGATCCGCGCCGAGAAAAACGCAATCCTGGCCTCTGAGGCGAAAGACATCGAAGCCGCCGCGGCAGAGATGATGACTCGCCGGGCCAATGCGGCGCGCATCACCTCTGAACTCTACGCCATCGCCGTCGAGCAGGGCAAACGGCTCCTCGACCAGGCCATGGCCAAAGGCAAGGTCCTGAATGATGTGCAGGACGAGACCGTCCGTAACGCCAAGCTGAACTCGGCCAACCGCGCCTATGATGTTTGGGCTGCCGAGGGCGTCCCGGCCCTGTCCGCTCAGAACGCCGCCTATGACGTCGTTCTGGCCGAGCTCGCCAAGCACCCCGAGTCGATGCAGCATGCCGTTGCTGGCCGCACGGTCATGACTGCGCGCTACGAGACCGCGCGCTATCTGCGCATGCTGATCGAGACCTTCACGGCCACGACCATGGCCGACCTCGACACCAAGCGACAGGCGCTGACGAACCAGGGCGAGGCTCTCAAGCGCTCCAAGGGCGCCACGGTCGCGGCCCTGAAGGACCTCGGCATCGCGACGCAGGACATCGACAGCCGTGGCGAGCAGGTGCTTGTCGTCGGCGCGCGCGCTTCGGACATCGCGCGTGAAGGCGGTGTCATCAAGGCGATCGAGATGACCCGGAACGAAGGCCGCAAGGCGCTGCTCGAGACGCTGGCCGCCTACGAGGCTTATGCCGATTTCGCCGAGAAGCGCATGTCGGACATCGCTGCTGAGGCTACCTCTGCGGCCGCCTTCGCAAAGATGCTGCTGCTCTCCATCGTCGCTGCGTCCCTGCTCATCGCCATCGCCGCCGCCGTCTGGATTGCGCTCAACATCAGCCGTGGTGTCGCCGGTGCGGTCGCCATCGCCAATGCCGTCGCGGCAGGGGATCTCACCCAGACCGCCAAGGTTCAGTCCAATGACGAGGTCGGCGATCTCGTCACGGCGCTGAACGGCACGGTCGAGAAGCTGCGCGAGGTCGTCGGCCAGGTGACCTCCGCCGCCGAGAACATGTCGGCCGGTTCGCAGGAGCTCTCGGCCAGCGCCGAGCAGCTCTCGCAAGGCTCGACCGAGCAGGCCTCGTCGACCGAGGAGGCCTCCTCCTCGATGGAGGAGATGGCCGCCAACGTGAAGCAGAATGCCGAGAACGCCCAGACCACCGAGAAGATGGCCGCCCAGTCGGCCAAGGACGCCGAGGCGTCAGGCGAGGCGGTCGGCAAGGCGGTCGAGGCGATGCAGACCATCGCGCAGAAGATCAACATCGTGCAGGAGATCGCGCGCCAGACCGATCTGCTGGCCCTCAACGCGGCCGTCGAGGCGGCCCGTGCCGGCGAGCACGGCAAGGGCTTCGCGGTGGTGGCGTCCGAAGTGCGCAAGCTCGCCGAGCGCAGCCAGGCGGCGGCCGCCGAGATCGGAACGCTCTCTGTCGACACGGTGAAGGTCGCGCAGGATGCCGGCTCGATGCTGGCGAAGCTGGTGCCCGACATCAAGAAGACCGCCGAACTGGTCGAGGAGATCACCGCCGCCTGTCGCGAGCAGGACGTCGGCTCCACCCAGATCAACCAGGCGATCCAGCAGCTCGACAAGGTCACCCAGCAGAACGCCGCGGCCTCCGAAGAGGTCTCCGCGACCTCCGAGGAGCTCGCCGCGCAGGCCGAGCAGCTGCAGTCGACCATCGCCTTCTTCAAGACGGACGATTCGGGCGCAGCCACCGACCGGGCGGTCGGCCAGCTCAAGGCCAAGGCCCGGCAGATGAAGGCCGTCTCCCAGCCCCGCAAGGCGCCGGCGCGTGCCCCCAAGAGTGCGAAGGGCGGCTTCGACTTCGCCCTCGACGATGGCGGCGACGAGCACGACGCCGCCTTCAGCCGCGCCTCCTGA
- a CDS encoding chemotaxis protein CheW: MTQLQMQAAGAGQPPLVETRLQVLMVGLGNEIFAVETDMVREIIDPVPVTRVAGARSFLPALINVRGNVIPLADLRIRFGMQKTDQTADTRIVVIEVEIDGDPVTLGLLADKVYEVTEVSTRHMQQTPRLGTHWRPEFIRFITKWNEEFVIVPDMSRILG, translated from the coding sequence ATGACCCAGCTTCAGATGCAGGCCGCCGGCGCAGGCCAGCCGCCGCTGGTCGAGACCCGGCTCCAGGTCCTGATGGTCGGCCTCGGCAACGAGATCTTCGCGGTCGAGACCGACATGGTCCGCGAGATCATCGACCCCGTGCCGGTGACGCGCGTCGCAGGCGCCCGCAGCTTCCTGCCGGCCCTGATCAATGTGCGCGGCAACGTCATCCCGCTGGCGGATCTGCGCATCCGCTTCGGCATGCAGAAGACCGACCAGACCGCCGATACGCGCATCGTCGTGATCGAGGTCGAGATCGACGGCGACCCCGTCACCCTCGGGCTGCTCGCCGACAAGGTCTACGAAGTCACCGAGGTCTCGACGCGGCACATGCAGCAGACGCCGCGCCTCGGAACGCATTGGCGACCCGAGTTCATCCGCTTCATCACCAAATGGAACGAAGAATTCGTCATCGTCCCGGACATGTCCCGGATTCTGGGTTGA
- a CDS encoding chemotaxis protein CheA has product MMELDPTETFRQEASELLDSLESVLLDLGQSPQNRDLIDAAFRALHTIKGSGAMFGFDKVAAFTHDFETAFDLIRKGKIDANHEIVTVSLSARDYIRTLIEDPDSTDPIIGEAIVEELQRLIGAGPAGKKAAPAAEAPSDEAPADEAAAGWRIAIAFEPGILRNGTNPLVLLDDLRALGPCTVEADTAAIPVLGELDPQTCLITWTVTLESACSQDEIEDVFMFVRDEMKLVITPLAEAGKGGFGLDMSMPGDVAPAAAEPVKAEPVKAEAAPAPVARAAAPAPAAPAPEKAELNRRAEDKGNTTVRVQAERLDELMDRVGELVIAQARLSQIAHSGTDLAIKAIAEEIERLASGLRDSTMGVRMVPMGSLFARFRRLVHDLSRDLGKPVDFVTVGEDTEMDKTMIERLADPLVHLIRNAIDHGIESAQDRATTSKSPTGRIELAARYVGAQVLVTVQDDGAGLNTARIRAKAEENGLIAPGANLSEHEIHQFLFHPGFSTAKTISALSGRGVGMDVVKRTIEAMRGTIDLTTIPGHGSSVTLRLPLTLAIIDGLLIRVGEARYIIPLSAVEECIELTAADEARAKGRSFLNVRGDLVPFLRLRDLFESDGQPDPHQKVIVTSIGDTRVGLVVDQIIGSHQTVIKSLSKLHADVTMFSGATILGDGSAALILDVAQLVTLGQSRAESDRTPEAA; this is encoded by the coding sequence CTGATGGAACTCGATCCGACGGAAACATTCCGGCAGGAAGCGTCCGAGCTGCTCGACTCGCTCGAAAGCGTCCTGCTCGATCTCGGCCAGTCGCCGCAGAACCGCGATTTGATCGACGCCGCATTCCGGGCGCTGCACACGATCAAGGGCTCGGGTGCGATGTTCGGCTTCGACAAGGTCGCAGCCTTCACCCATGATTTCGAGACGGCCTTTGACCTGATCCGCAAGGGCAAGATCGACGCCAACCACGAGATCGTCACGGTCTCGCTCTCGGCGCGCGACTACATCCGCACGCTGATCGAGGATCCCGATTCCACCGACCCGATCATCGGCGAGGCGATCGTCGAGGAACTGCAGCGCCTGATCGGCGCTGGCCCGGCCGGGAAGAAGGCGGCCCCGGCGGCGGAAGCGCCCTCAGACGAGGCGCCGGCTGACGAGGCCGCCGCCGGCTGGCGGATCGCGATCGCCTTCGAGCCCGGCATCCTGCGTAACGGCACCAACCCGCTCGTCCTGCTCGACGATCTGCGCGCGCTCGGCCCCTGCACGGTCGAGGCCGACACGGCCGCGATTCCCGTCCTGGGCGAGCTCGACCCGCAGACCTGCCTGATCACCTGGACGGTGACGCTCGAGAGCGCCTGCTCGCAGGACGAGATCGAGGACGTCTTCATGTTCGTCCGCGACGAGATGAAGCTCGTCATCACCCCGCTCGCCGAAGCCGGGAAGGGCGGTTTCGGCCTGGACATGTCGATGCCGGGCGATGTCGCCCCCGCCGCCGCCGAGCCCGTGAAGGCCGAGCCCGTGAAGGCCGAGGCCGCGCCGGCTCCGGTTGCTCGTGCGGCTGCGCCGGCCCCCGCCGCGCCCGCTCCCGAGAAGGCCGAGCTCAACCGCCGCGCCGAGGACAAGGGCAACACGACGGTGCGCGTCCAGGCCGAGCGCCTCGACGAGCTGATGGACCGCGTCGGCGAGCTCGTCATCGCCCAGGCCCGCCTCAGCCAGATCGCCCATTCCGGCACCGACCTCGCCATCAAGGCGATCGCCGAGGAGATCGAGCGCTTGGCGTCTGGCCTGCGCGATTCGACGATGGGCGTGCGCATGGTGCCGATGGGCTCGCTCTTCGCCCGCTTCCGCCGCCTCGTCCACGACCTCTCGCGCGATCTCGGCAAGCCGGTCGACTTCGTCACGGTCGGCGAGGACACCGAGATGGACAAGACCATGATCGAGCGTCTCGCCGATCCGCTGGTCCATCTCATCCGCAACGCCATCGACCACGGCATCGAGAGTGCGCAGGACCGCGCCACGACCTCGAAATCGCCGACGGGCCGCATCGAGCTCGCCGCCCGCTATGTCGGCGCGCAGGTGCTGGTGACGGTGCAGGACGACGGCGCCGGGCTCAACACCGCCCGCATCCGCGCCAAGGCCGAGGAGAACGGGCTGATCGCGCCCGGCGCCAATCTCAGCGAGCACGAGATCCACCAGTTCCTGTTCCATCCGGGCTTCTCGACGGCCAAGACGATCTCGGCTTTGTCGGGCCGCGGCGTCGGCATGGACGTGGTCAAGCGCACCATCGAGGCGATGCGCGGCACCATCGACCTGACCACGATCCCCGGCCACGGCTCTTCGGTGACGCTGCGCCTGCCGCTGACGCTGGCCATCATCGACGGCCTGCTGATCCGCGTCGGCGAGGCGCGCTACATCATCCCGCTCTCGGCGGTCGAGGAGTGCATCGAGCTGACGGCGGCCGACGAGGCCCGCGCCAAGGGCCGCAGCTTCCTCAATGTCCGCGGCGACCTCGTGCCCTTCCTACGCCTGCGCGACCTCTTCGAATCCGACGGCCAGCCCGACCCGCACCAGAAGGTCATCGTCACCTCGATCGGCGACACCCGCGTCGGCCTCGTCGTCGACCAGATCATCGGCAGCCACCAGACGGTGATCAAGTCGCTGTCCAAGCTGCATGCGGACGTCACCATGTTCTCGGGCGCGACCATCCTCGGCGATGGCTCGGCGGCGCTGATCCTCGACGTCGCCCAGCTCGTCACGCTCGGCCAGTCCCGCGCCGAGAGCGACAGAACCCCGGAGGCCGCGTGA
- a CDS encoding response regulator has translation MATILTVDDSPSVRQMIKLVLGPAGHTVVEAGDGSEGLAKAKAQGFDLVITDLNMPVMNGMQMIKALRALPAFMGTPIVFLTTESDDAVKQEAKAAGATGWITKPFKPEQLLAVVAKLVRA, from the coding sequence ATGGCCACCATCCTCACCGTCGACGATTCACCGAGCGTCCGGCAGATGATCAAGCTCGTGCTCGGCCCGGCCGGGCACACCGTCGTCGAGGCCGGCGACGGCTCTGAAGGGCTGGCCAAGGCCAAGGCCCAGGGCTTCGACCTCGTCATCACCGACCTCAACATGCCGGTGATGAACGGCATGCAGATGATCAAGGCGCTGCGCGCCCTGCCGGCCTTCATGGGCACGCCCATCGTCTTCCTGACCACCGAATCCGACGACGCCGTCAAGCAGGAGGCCAAGGCCGCCGGCGCGACGGGCTGGATCACCAAGCCGTTCAAGCCCGAGCAGCTGCTGGCCGTCGTCGCCAAACTCGTGAGGGCCTGA
- a CDS encoding STAS domain-containing protein, protein MSKTNASDLKRFRAEADCTLRHAKAMAGALAQMLESRAGLDVDCSGVEQADITFVQTLIAAQRSCAASGVPFALSGMSDVVASAFQRAGVTPPGSMPSELSGI, encoded by the coding sequence ATGAGCAAGACAAATGCCAGTGACCTGAAAAGGTTCCGGGCCGAGGCCGATTGTACGCTTCGCCACGCCAAGGCGATGGCCGGCGCTCTCGCCCAGATGCTTGAGTCGCGCGCAGGCCTGGACGTCGACTGCTCGGGTGTCGAGCAGGCTGACATCACCTTTGTGCAGACGCTCATTGCGGCGCAGCGCAGCTGCGCGGCCAGCGGGGTTCCCTTCGCCCTCAGCGGGATGAGCGACGTCGTCGCCTCCGCCTTTCAGCGGGCCGGCGTGACGCCGCCCGGCTCGATGCCGTCCGAACTGTCCGGGATCTGA
- a CDS encoding AraC family transcriptional regulator — protein sequence MTPTLPPRHSPLPTTEDVPGAPAHAFVSHDIAETQAWLNALLRRDMRLEPLGPDGFEARLTAHAMAGAHLIRAEYPAGMRLKRGAARDDLSIRIVTAGGSLYSAGRQTLAAVPGRGLVLNTGLCESGEYGRGSAHTTFTLPWEEVARILQATFGRPATDRLDIAASIDLASADGATISGLMAAMTSGFEGEAPLAATPQAARLLRDALVLLLLSRFPNPYAAWFETAAASPAPWQIRRAVAFIDAHEAGPLTVQEVAEAVGIGLRSLQDGFRKHKHVSPHDYIKQARLARARRELLDPASTRSIEAIARHWGFVNRGHFALDYRNVFGEQPSETRRRR from the coding sequence GTGACGCCGACGCTGCCGCCACGACACTCTCCCCTGCCGACGACCGAGGACGTTCCCGGTGCGCCCGCCCACGCCTTCGTCAGCCACGACATCGCGGAAACGCAGGCCTGGCTCAATGCCCTGCTGCGCCGTGACATGCGGCTGGAGCCGCTGGGGCCTGACGGCTTCGAGGCCCGGCTGACGGCCCATGCGATGGCCGGGGCCCATCTCATCCGGGCCGAGTATCCCGCCGGGATGCGGCTGAAACGCGGCGCGGCGCGGGACGATTTGAGCATCCGCATCGTCACCGCTGGAGGCAGCCTCTATTCCGCCGGGCGGCAGACTCTGGCCGCGGTGCCGGGGCGCGGGCTTGTCCTCAACACCGGACTCTGCGAATCCGGCGAGTACGGGCGCGGCAGCGCACACACGACCTTCACCCTGCCTTGGGAGGAGGTCGCCCGAATTCTCCAGGCCACCTTCGGACGGCCGGCGACCGACCGCCTCGACATCGCCGCGAGCATCGATCTCGCCTCGGCGGATGGTGCCACGATCTCGGGCTTGATGGCCGCGATGACCTCTGGCTTCGAAGGCGAGGCGCCACTCGCGGCGACGCCCCAGGCCGCGCGCCTGTTGCGCGACGCGCTGGTGCTGCTGCTGCTGTCGCGCTTTCCGAATCCCTATGCCGCCTGGTTCGAAACCGCGGCTGCTTCACCCGCGCCCTGGCAGATCCGGCGTGCCGTCGCCTTCATCGACGCCCATGAGGCCGGGCCGCTGACGGTCCAGGAGGTCGCCGAGGCGGTCGGCATCGGCCTGCGGTCGCTGCAGGACGGTTTCCGCAAGCACAAGCACGTCTCGCCGCACGACTACATCAAGCAGGCGCGGCTCGCGCGGGCCCGCAGAGAACTGCTCGACCCGGCCTCGACCCGCTCGATCGAGGCGATCGCCCGGCACTGGGGCTTCGTGAACCGCGGCCACTTCGCGCTCGATTACCGCAACGTCTTCGGCGAGCAGCCCTCCGAAACCCGCCGCCGTCGCTGA
- a CDS encoding DUF924 family protein has protein sequence MQQDITAEPRRETGDMAQSVIDFWRDAGAECWFRKDAAFDTLFRERFMALHYAAARRELDGWADTALGSLALAILLDQFPRNSFRGTAHMYATDPLARHFARLAQARGHGEATEPALRLFLHLPFCHSEDLADQDLSVALSTPLGGEAAEHAEGHRAVIRRFGRFPHRNALLGRETTLEEAAFLTEGGFAG, from the coding sequence ATGCAGCAGGACATCACGGCCGAGCCGCGTCGCGAAACCGGCGACATGGCCCAGTCCGTCATCGATTTCTGGCGCGACGCCGGGGCCGAGTGCTGGTTCAGGAAGGATGCAGCCTTCGACACCCTGTTCCGTGAGCGCTTCATGGCGCTGCATTATGCAGCGGCGCGGCGCGAACTGGATGGCTGGGCGGACACTGCACTGGGCAGCCTGGCGCTGGCGATCCTGCTCGACCAGTTCCCGCGCAACAGCTTCCGCGGCACGGCGCATATGTATGCCACCGACCCGCTGGCCCGGCATTTCGCGCGGTTGGCGCAGGCGCGCGGCCATGGCGAGGCGACCGAGCCGGCGCTGCGGCTGTTCCTGCACCTGCCGTTCTGCCATTCGGAGGATCTGGCGGATCAGGACCTCTCGGTCGCGCTCAGCACACCGCTCGGCGGCGAGGCGGCGGAGCATGCCGAAGGCCACCGCGCGGTGATCCGCCGCTTCGGGCGCTTCCCGCATCGCAATGCCCTGCTCGGGCGGGAGACGACGCTGGAGGAGGCCGCCTTCCTGACCGAGGGCGGCTTTGCGGGCTGA
- the eutC gene encoding ethanolamine ammonia-lyase subunit EutC has protein sequence MSGRDKPPAPGRFADLARLTPARIALGRSGSSMPTSEVLRFGLAHAQARDAVHAPFRPDEVAAELAGLGIETLAVEGAARSRADYLRRPDWGRSLSPESRAALESRHAAFDLAIVVADGLSSTAIHQNAAPLVEAMLPHLRRQTLTLSPVVIASQARVALGDAVGQALGAQMVLVLIGERPGLSSPDSLGAYLTFAPRIGLTDEARNCISNIRPGGMGFAEAAFRLAWLIDQGFRRALTGVDLKDESDAALEAGPGSALIEGA, from the coding sequence ATGAGCGGGCGGGACAAGCCGCCTGCCCCGGGCCGCTTCGCCGATCTCGCGCGGCTCACGCCGGCCAGGATCGCGCTCGGCCGCTCCGGCTCGTCAATGCCAACAAGCGAAGTGCTGCGCTTCGGACTCGCCCATGCCCAGGCGCGCGATGCGGTGCACGCGCCCTTCCGGCCCGACGAGGTCGCGGCGGAACTGGCGGGGCTCGGCATCGAGACGCTGGCCGTCGAGGGCGCGGCCCGCTCCCGCGCGGATTATCTGCGCCGGCCGGACTGGGGCCGCAGCCTGTCGCCGGAGAGCCGTGCCGCGCTGGAGAGCCGTCACGCGGCGTTCGATCTCGCCATCGTGGTCGCCGACGGGCTGTCCTCCACCGCAATCCACCAGAACGCCGCGCCGCTCGTCGAGGCGATGCTGCCGCACCTTAGGCGCCAGACGTTGACGCTGTCGCCTGTCGTCATCGCCTCGCAGGCGCGTGTCGCGCTCGGCGATGCGGTGGGCCAGGCGCTGGGCGCGCAGATGGTTCTCGTGCTGATTGGCGAGCGGCCCGGCCTGTCCTCGCCGGATTCGCTGGGCGCCTATCTCACCTTCGCGCCGCGGATCGGTCTGACCGACGAGGCGCGCAACTGCATCTCCAATATCCGGCCCGGTGGGATGGGCTTCGCCGAGGCGGCCTTCCGGCTGGCCTGGCTGATCGACCAAGGCTTCCGCCGTGCCCTGACAGGGGTCGATCTCAAGGATGAGAGCGACGCGGCGCTGGAGGCTGGGCCGGGCTCTGCGCTCATCGAAGGCGCCTGA
- a CDS encoding ethanolamine ammonia-lyase subunit EutB — MGYRVAIGTRSYLFSDLKELMAKATPPRSGDRLAGLAAESMEEMMAAKMALADLPLRTFLHEALIPYETDEVTRLIVDGHDPAAFAPIASLTVGAFRDWLCSEVATTEVLARLAPGITPEMAAAVSKLMRNQDLILVARKCRVVTRFRNTLGLPGRMAVRIQPNHPTDDAAGILASTIDGLSYGCGDAVIGINPASDSTARIGELLRLLDGVIARFDIPTQACILTHVTSSIALIEQGAPVDLVFQSVAGTQAANASFGVTLALLQEGLEAGRSQKRGTVGDNVMYFETGQGAALSANAHHGVDQQTLEARAYAVCRAYQPLLVNTVVGFIGPEYLYDGKQIIRAGLEDHFCGKLMGVPMGCDICYTNHAEADQDDMDTLLTLLGTAGVNFIMGVPGADDVMLNYQSTSFHDQLYIREVLGLKRAPEFENWLLRMDITDSAGRLSAGQGGPALLAAMQDRAA; from the coding sequence ATGGGATATCGCGTCGCGATCGGCACGCGCAGCTATCTCTTCAGCGATCTGAAGGAGCTGATGGCGAAGGCGACGCCGCCGCGCTCGGGCGACCGGCTGGCGGGGCTCGCGGCCGAGTCGATGGAAGAGATGATGGCGGCCAAGATGGCGCTCGCCGACCTGCCGCTGCGCACCTTCCTGCACGAGGCGCTGATTCCCTATGAGACCGACGAGGTCACGCGGCTGATCGTCGACGGCCACGATCCGGCGGCCTTCGCGCCGATCGCCTCGCTCACGGTCGGCGCCTTCCGCGACTGGCTCTGCTCGGAGGTGGCGACGACCGAGGTGCTGGCGAGGCTCGCGCCGGGCATCACGCCCGAGATGGCGGCTGCGGTCTCCAAGCTGATGCGCAACCAGGACCTGATCCTCGTCGCCCGCAAATGCCGCGTCGTCACGCGTTTCCGCAACACGCTCGGCCTGCCCGGGCGGATGGCGGTGCGCATCCAGCCCAACCACCCGACCGACGATGCCGCCGGCATCCTCGCCTCGACCATCGACGGGCTGAGCTATGGCTGCGGCGATGCGGTCATCGGCATCAACCCGGCCTCCGACAGCACGGCCCGGATCGGCGAACTCCTGCGCCTGCTCGACGGAGTCATTGCCCGCTTCGACATCCCCACTCAGGCCTGCATCCTGACCCATGTCACCTCCTCGATTGCGCTGATCGAGCAGGGCGCGCCGGTCGATCTCGTCTTCCAGTCGGTCGCGGGCACGCAAGCCGCCAACGCCTCCTTCGGCGTCACGCTGGCGCTGCTGCAGGAGGGGCTGGAGGCCGGCCGTTCGCAGAAGCGCGGCACGGTCGGCGACAACGTCATGTATTTCGAGACCGGGCAGGGCGCCGCGCTCTCGGCCAACGCCCATCACGGCGTCGACCAGCAGACGCTCGAGGCGCGCGCCTATGCCGTCTGCCGGGCCTACCAACCGTTGCTGGTCAACACCGTCGTCGGCTTCATCGGCCCGGAATATCTCTATGACGGCAAGCAGATCATCCGGGCCGGGCTGGAGGACCATTTCTGCGGCAAGCTGATGGGCGTGCCGATGGGCTGCGACATCTGCTACACCAACCATGCCGAGGCCGATCAGGACGACATGGACACGCTGCTCACCCTGCTGGGCACGGCCGGCGTCAACTTCATCATGGGCGTGCCCGGGGCCGACGACGTGATGCTGAACTACCAGTCGACCTCCTTCCACGACCAGCTCTACATCCGCGAGGTGCTGGGCCTGAAGCGCGCCCCGGAATTCGAGAACTGGCTGCTGCGCATGGACATCACCGATTCAGCCGGACGCCTCAGTGCCGGGCAGGGCGGGCCGGCCCTGCTCGCGGCGATGCAGGACCGCGCTGCATGA
- a CDS encoding GMC family oxidoreductase N-terminal domain-containing protein, translating into MADAAETDRRCIGRFDYVVIGAGSAGCVVANRLSRNRKTRVLVLEAGGRDDWIWFHIPVGYLFAIGNPRADWLFKTEAQPGLGGRALAYPRGKVVGGSSAINAMVYMRGQAADYDGWRQLGLSGWGWDDVLPYFLKHEDHIGPGESGVHRSGGEWRVEHPRVRWAILDAIREAAAEAGIAKIDDFNTGDNEGSSYFQVNQRRGRRLSAFNAFLRPVLDAREDNLRLEIKVLVERVVIEDGQATAVEFSHGGEKLRAEVSGEVVLSAGAIGSPALLERSGIGDGARLQGLGIATVADLPGVGENLQDHLQIRPVYKVEGVRTLNSDYAKIWRRPLMALQYAAMRSGPLTMAPSQVGAFAKSSPEHATANLQYHFQPLSLDSWGSGLHPFDAFTASVCNLRPTSRGHVHIATPHAEDAPAISPNYLDTQADRQVAIDAMKLTRRIVGQAPLARFRPQEHLPGPAATSDEDLLDASARLGTTIFHPVGTAKMGRSDDARAVLDERLRVRGVAGLRVIDASVMPAITSGNTANPTMMIAEKGAAMMLEDAKAG; encoded by the coding sequence ATGGCCGACGCCGCCGAGACCGACCGCCGCTGCATCGGCCGCTTCGACTATGTCGTCATCGGCGCGGGCTCGGCGGGCTGCGTCGTCGCCAACCGGCTGTCGCGCAACCGCAAGACGCGGGTGCTGGTGCTGGAGGCCGGAGGGCGCGACGACTGGATCTGGTTCCACATCCCGGTCGGCTATCTCTTCGCCATCGGCAATCCGCGCGCCGACTGGCTGTTCAAGACGGAAGCGCAGCCGGGCCTCGGCGGCCGGGCGCTGGCCTATCCGCGCGGCAAGGTCGTCGGCGGCTCCTCGGCGATCAACGCCATGGTCTATATGCGCGGCCAAGCCGCCGACTACGATGGCTGGCGCCAGCTCGGGCTGTCCGGCTGGGGCTGGGACGACGTTCTGCCCTATTTTCTGAAGCACGAGGACCATATCGGCCCGGGCGAGAGCGGGGTCCACCGCAGCGGCGGGGAATGGCGCGTCGAGCATCCGCGCGTGCGCTGGGCGATCCTCGACGCCATCCGGGAGGCCGCGGCCGAGGCGGGCATCGCCAAGATCGACGACTTCAACACCGGCGACAACGAGGGCTCCTCCTATTTCCAGGTCAACCAGCGGCGCGGGCGGCGGCTGAGCGCCTTCAACGCCTTCCTGCGGCCGGTGCTCGACGCCCGGGAGGACAATCTGCGGCTGGAGATCAAGGTGCTCGTCGAGCGCGTCGTGATCGAGGACGGCCAAGCGACGGCGGTCGAGTTCAGCCATGGCGGCGAGAAGCTGCGGGCCGAGGTCTCGGGCGAGGTCGTGCTCTCGGCCGGCGCGATCGGCTCGCCGGCGCTGCTCGAACGATCGGGTATCGGCGACGGGGCGCGGCTGCAGGGCCTGGGCATCGCGACGGTGGCGGACCTGCCCGGCGTCGGCGAGAACCTGCAGGACCATCTCCAGATCCGCCCCGTCTACAAGGTCGAGGGCGTGCGGACCCTCAACAGCGACTACGCCAAGATCTGGCGCCGGCCGCTGATGGCGCTGCAATATGCGGCGATGCGCAGCGGGCCGCTGACGATGGCGCCCTCGCAGGTCGGTGCCTTCGCGAAATCCTCGCCCGAGCACGCAACCGCCAATCTGCAGTATCATTTCCAGCCGCTCTCGCTGGATTCCTGGGGCTCGGGGCTGCATCCCTTCGATGCGTTCACCGCCAGCGTCTGCAATCTGCGCCCGACCAGCCGCGGCCATGTCCATATCGCGACGCCCCACGCCGAGGACGCGCCCGCGATCTCGCCGAACTATCTCGACACGCAGGCCGACCGGCAGGTCGCGATCGACGCGATGAAGCTGACGCGCCGCATCGTCGGGCAGGCGCCGCTGGCGCGGTTCCGGCCGCAGGAGCATCTGCCGGGGCCGGCGGCGACGAGCGACGAGGACCTGCTCGACGCCTCGGCCCGGCTGGGAACGACGATCTTCCATCCCGTCGGCACCGCGAAGATGGGCCGTTCGGACGATGCCCGCGCCGTGCTCGACGAGCGGCTGCGGGTGCGCGGCGTGGCGGGCCTGCGCGTCATCGACGCCTCCGTCATGCCCGCGATCACCTCCGGCAACACCGCCAACCCGACGATGATGATCGCCGAGAAGGGCGCCGCGATGATGCTGGAGGACGCGAAGGCGGGGTGA